The window TATACCACTATTGCCGATATGGATAAGTTGGTGAAAGCGATTACTGAGATTGCGGGAACGGTGAAGGGATAGCTTACAAACCCTTTAAACCAAACCTTACAGCTAATTCATTTAAATCCTTCACCACGGCATCAACTAACGGAATTCCATTTTGCCTCCTGTCAATTTCTGCTTCCAGTTCTGGCTCGCCGGGGATAATGACTTTCTGATCAGGATTGATAGTTGAAGCAGATTTAAACCGGCTGATCCAATTATCCAGGTTATCTTTAAAATCCTGGACAGGGCGGAAGCCGTCAACCCGCATAGCACCCAGGAAATGGCCGATGCCTTGTCCTACAGGATCAGTCGGGGGATCTAAAAAAGCTACAAACGGCGGTACCCACGGGCCGTAATTAGCCCCCGACAATACCGCTGATAAAATATCAACCGTGGCGCTTAAGCCAAAACCTTTGTGACTGCCATGTTCACGGTCGCTGCCTAAGGGTAATAGCGAGCCGCCGGTTTTCAGCGCGTGCGGGTCTGTTGTGTAATTTCCTTTTGCATCCTGTATCCAGCCTTCGGGTACTTGCTTACCGCCGCGCTGGGCTATTTCCAGCTTGCCATTGGCTGCCGCAGAGGTGGCCATATCAATTATCAATGGTGGATACTGCCCAGCCGGAAAAGCGTAGCACATGGGGTTGGTCCCCAGCATTCGCTCGTTGCTAAAAGTGGGCGCTACCAGCGGACTGGCATTGGTCATGGCAAAGCCTATCATGTCCTTCTCCACCGCCATCAAAGCATGGTA of the Mucilaginibacter boryungensis genome contains:
- a CDS encoding Ldh family oxidoreductase — translated: MIVTETQLRQFTHNIFLAIGCSEGHARLSADVLLRSDMRGIDSHGVARLSGYIRLWEKGRINPTPDIRIVHETPTTATVDGDAGLGLVVAPFAMEVAMQKAEAYGSGWVSVRNSNHFGIAGYHALMAVEKDMIGFAMTNASPLVAPTFSNERMLGTNPMCYAFPAGQYPPLIIDMATSAAANGKLEIAQRGGKQVPEGWIQDAKGNYTTDPHALKTGGSLLPLGSDREHGSHKGFGLSATVDILSAVLSGANYGPWVPPFVAFLDPPTDPVGQGIGHFLGAMRVDGFRPVQDFKDNLDNWISRFKSASTINPDQKVIIPGEPELEAEIDRRQNGIPLVDAVVKDLNELAVRFGLKGL